One Hordeum vulgare subsp. vulgare chromosome 4H, MorexV3_pseudomolecules_assembly, whole genome shotgun sequence DNA window includes the following coding sequences:
- the LOC123449347 gene encoding glucan endo-1,3-beta-glucosidase 3-like — translation MLRERWQGCVFIIVLILSEASGNSLGDNTILLSETESSPSDLAKIIVRSKQTKQAHVCNGADHRLLRSLAHTGAEVMVTIPNSRLQHMAEFREEALLWVATNVAPFLPATMITHVLAGDDVLSGSSSPGDAAYSLVPAMLNLHAALVAARLDGRVRVSTALSSVPLAPSWSAGVAGLVLRFLSETGSPLFLKQARAWDAADDAYAAMRALGFSGIPLTAAESEELGGAVVYRSYWLHGRRPAHGGGGGRRSLATGTFCVALQNADPTALQAGLSWACGQGQADCSAIQPGGACYKQNNVAALASYAYNDYYQKSASTGATCSFNGTATTTATDPSSGSCVFAGSTMAGGSNSSVPSASPPTSPAPPSGGLTPPVGSSPPSDFGSPPTAFGPPAGGFGPPSGFGPPSAFGPPGSFNGSGTFGPSGTLEPYGIGCRHVASLAASALVPAVLLAVLVASPGLM, via the exons ATGTTGCGCGAGAGATGGCAGGGATGCGTTTTCATTATCGTCCTCATCCTCTCGGAAGCGTCAG GCAATTCTCTGGGGGACAACACGATCCTCCTCTCGGAGACGGAGAGTTCTCCGTCGGACCTCGCAAAAATCATCGTCCGGTCTAAGCAGACCAAGCAGGCGCACGTGTGCAATGGAGCAGACCACCGGCTACTGCGATCGCTCGCCCACACCGGAGCGGAGGTCATGGTGACCATCCCAAACTCGCGGCTGCAGCACATGGCCGAGTTCCGGGAGGAGGCCCTGCTCTGGGTCGCCACCAACGTGGCGCCGTTCCTCCCGGCGACCATGATCACGCACGTCCTGGCGGGAGACGACGTCCTGTCCGGCTCCAGCTCTCCCGGCGACGCCGCCTACTCGCTGGTCCCCGCCATGCTGAACCTCCACGCCGCGCTCGTCGCCGCCCGCCTCGACGGCCGCGTCAGGGTGTCCACCGCGCTGTCGTCGGTCCCGCTCGCCCCGTCGTGGTCCGCCGGCGTCGCCGGGCTCGTCCTGCGGTTCCTGAGCGAGACCGGCTCGCCGCTCTTCCTCAAGCAGGCTCGCGCGTGGGATGCCGCGGACGACGCGTACGCCGCGATGCGGGCGCTGGGCTTCTCGGGCATCCCGCTGACCGCGGCGGAGTCGGAGGAGCTCGGTGGCGCGGTGGTGTACCGCAGCTACTGGTTGCATGGCCGTCGGCCGGCTCACGGTGGGGGCGGTGGGAGGCGGTCGCTGGCGACGGGGACGTTCTGCGTTGCGCTGCAGAACGCGGACCCGACGGCGTTGCAGGCGGGCCTGAGCTGGGCGTGCGGGCAGGGCCAGGCCGACTGCTCCGCGATACAGCCCGGGGGAGCTTGCTACAAGCAGAACAACGTGGCGGCGCTGGCCTCCTACGCCTACAACGACTACTACCAGAAGAGCGCCAGCACCGGCGCCACCTGCTCCTTCAACGGCACCGCCACGACCACCGCCACTGATCCCA GCTCGGGATCGTGCGTCTTCGCAGGAAG CACCATGGCAGGAGGGTCCAACTCGAGCGTGCCGAGCGCCAGCCCTCCGACGAGCCCCGCCCCTCCGTCGGGTGGCCTCACTCCTCCGGTCGGCTCGAGCCCTCCGTCCGACTTCGGGTCCCCTCCCACCGCATTCGGCCCTCCCGCGGGCGGCTTCGGCCCGCCGTCTGGGTTTGGCCCGCCGTCGGCGTTCGGCCCGCCGGGGAGCTTCAACGGGAGCGGGACCTTCGGGCCGAGCGGCACCCTCGAGCCTTACGGCATCGGGTGTCGCCACGTCGCCTCTTTGGCTGCCTCCGCCCTTGTGCCCGCCGTTCTTCTTGCCGTTCTCGTCGCGTCGCCCGGTCTGATGTAA